A portion of the Halogeometricum sp. S1BR25-6 genome contains these proteins:
- a CDS encoding DUF7511 domain-containing protein — protein MSTDATLTDNADAPHVATASETLVSTVVEYDDESDECTIYPLHADDEERVTTWVSAKRESYVSLAEMR, from the coding sequence ATGTCAACCGACGCCACCCTGACGGACAACGCAGATGCCCCGCACGTCGCAACCGCTTCGGAGACGCTGGTCTCGACCGTCGTCGAGTACGACGACGAGTCCGACGAGTGTACAATCTACCCACTTCACGCCGACGACGAGGAACGCGTCACGACGTGGGTCTCCGCCAAGCGGGAGTCGTACGTCTCGCTGGCCGAGATGCGCTGA
- a CDS encoding preprotein translocase subunit SecD, with translation MAGLRDNWRVILLVVFLLASTFALFSPTLGADSGSGGVGNATDTGPTNLQFGLELSGGTRIRAPLVGVTAEGVQFGGDQPRVVEQTVASNLEEATVTDVIARQSANATTVEVTAENVTQDEFRNALQSSGYGFETVRDGVTAATREEVVRILTDKINQAGLSGGSVQQVTTATGQHFIRVEVPNRDTSEVRQLVSERGTVVVQAYYPVEENGSTTYRSEVVLQQNDFQTIGSVQEQGTGPSVPVTIKSSVAPELQQSLVRTGIAQPGGTSCTYDQNPNSTQPCLLLVVDGEVVNAFGMDGGLASSMRSGEWANSPEFVLTARNTSEAQQVAINLRAGALPAELDLSGQDGGTTSYVSPSQGESFKIDSLITGIIAVLAVSGVVFVRYSDVKVAAPMIVTALSEVVILLGAAAAIGYPLDLSVIAGFIAVIGTGVDDLIIIADEVMAEGDVSSRRIFQSRFRKAFWVIGAAAATTIVAMSPLAVLSLGDLQGFAIFTILGVLVGVLITRPAYGDILRALMTIDR, from the coding sequence ATGGCGGGTCTCCGAGACAACTGGCGGGTCATCCTCCTCGTCGTCTTCCTCCTCGCCTCCACGTTCGCGCTGTTCTCGCCGACGCTCGGGGCGGACTCCGGGTCCGGCGGCGTCGGCAACGCCACCGACACCGGGCCGACGAACCTGCAGTTCGGCCTCGAACTCTCCGGCGGGACGCGCATCCGCGCCCCCCTCGTCGGCGTGACCGCCGAGGGCGTCCAGTTCGGCGGCGACCAACCGCGCGTGGTCGAACAGACCGTCGCCTCGAACCTCGAAGAGGCCACGGTGACCGACGTCATCGCCCGCCAGTCGGCCAACGCCACGACGGTCGAAGTGACCGCCGAGAACGTCACCCAAGACGAGTTCCGGAACGCGCTCCAATCGTCCGGCTACGGGTTCGAGACGGTTCGCGACGGCGTCACCGCCGCGACGCGCGAGGAGGTCGTCCGCATCCTCACCGACAAGATCAACCAGGCCGGCCTCTCCGGCGGGTCCGTCCAGCAGGTGACGACGGCGACGGGCCAGCACTTCATCCGCGTGGAGGTGCCGAACCGCGACACGAGCGAGGTCCGCCAACTCGTCTCCGAACGCGGGACCGTCGTCGTCCAGGCGTACTACCCGGTTGAGGAGAACGGCTCGACGACCTACCGCTCGGAGGTCGTCCTCCAGCAGAACGACTTCCAGACCATCGGCTCCGTGCAGGAACAGGGCACCGGCCCGTCCGTGCCGGTCACCATCAAGTCCTCGGTCGCCCCCGAACTCCAGCAGTCGCTGGTCCGGACCGGTATCGCACAACCCGGCGGCACCTCCTGCACGTACGACCAGAACCCCAACAGCACCCAACCGTGTCTCCTGTTGGTCGTCGACGGCGAAGTCGTCAACGCGTTCGGGATGGACGGCGGCCTCGCGAGCAGCATGCGGAGCGGCGAGTGGGCGAACAGCCCGGAGTTCGTCCTGACCGCCCGGAACACCTCCGAGGCCCAGCAGGTCGCAATCAACCTCCGCGCGGGGGCGCTCCCGGCGGAACTCGACCTCTCCGGTCAGGACGGGGGAACCACCTCCTACGTCTCGCCCAGTCAGGGTGAGAGCTTCAAAATCGACTCGCTCATCACCGGTATCATCGCGGTGCTGGCGGTCAGCGGCGTCGTTTTCGTCCGCTACAGCGACGTGAAGGTGGCCGCGCCGATGATCGTCACCGCGCTCTCGGAGGTGGTCATCCTCCTCGGGGCCGCGGCGGCCATCGGTTATCCGCTCGACCTCTCGGTCATCGCCGGCTTCATCGCCGTCATCGGGACCGGGGTGGACGACCTCATCATCATCGCCGACGAGGTGATGGCCGAGGGCGACGTCTCCTCGCGGCGCATCTTCCAGTCGCGTTTCCGCAAGGCGTTCTGGGTCATCGGCGCCGCCGCTGCGACGACTATCGTGGCGATGTCGCCGCTGGCGGTGCTGTCGCTCGGCGACCTTCAGGGCTTCGCCATCTTCACCATCCTCGGCGTTCTCGTCGGCGTCCTCATCACCCGCCCGGCGTACGGTGACATCCTTCGGGCGCTGATGACTATCGACCGCTGA
- the secF gene encoding protein translocase subunit SecF, producing the protein MVDFTVPEVDYTRYTNRQLAAVPLAVLAVALLVIAGWYVMTGVPVNQGIAFTGGTEIQVVVDGSGDAREQIQQAFDAEPASVQSVPAESGLYIVTFQSGTDANSLAQQAERAGFEVRSISSVSASFGGDTQWLALGGVAAAFLGMSILVFAMFRTFVPSVAVVISAFSDIVIPVALMNLLGIKLSLGTVAALLMLIGYSVDSDILLNNHILRRSGDFYESTYRAMRTGVTMTLTSIAAMVVMTITATLFGIQLLAAIGTVLVFGLAADLMNTYMLNLSLLRWYKFEGVRR; encoded by the coding sequence ATGGTCGACTTCACGGTACCGGAGGTAGATTACACCCGGTACACGAACCGCCAACTCGCCGCGGTCCCCCTGGCGGTGCTGGCGGTCGCGCTCCTCGTCATCGCAGGGTGGTACGTCATGACGGGTGTCCCCGTCAACCAGGGTATCGCCTTCACCGGCGGGACGGAGATTCAGGTCGTCGTCGACGGCTCCGGCGACGCCCGAGAACAGATCCAGCAGGCGTTCGACGCCGAACCCGCCTCCGTCCAGTCCGTTCCGGCGGAGAGCGGACTGTACATCGTGACGTTCCAGTCGGGAACGGACGCGAACAGTCTGGCCCAACAGGCCGAACGGGCCGGCTTCGAGGTCCGTTCCATCTCCTCGGTGTCGGCCAGTTTCGGCGGTGACACCCAGTGGCTCGCCCTCGGCGGGGTCGCCGCCGCCTTCCTCGGGATGAGTATCCTCGTCTTCGCCATGTTCCGCACGTTCGTCCCCTCCGTCGCCGTCGTCATCTCGGCGTTCTCCGACATCGTCATCCCCGTCGCCCTGATGAACCTCCTCGGCATCAAACTCTCCTTGGGGACCGTCGCCGCCCTCCTGATGCTCATCGGGTACTCGGTGGACTCGGACATCCTCCTGAACAACCACATCCTCCGGCGCTCCGGCGACTTCTACGAGTCGACGTACCGCGCGATGCGGACCGGGGTGACGATGACGCTCACCTCAATCGCCGCGATGGTCGTCATGACCATCACGGCGACGCTGTTCGGCATCCAACTGCTCGCGGCCATCGGGACCGTCCTCGTGTTCGGTCTCGCCGCCGACCTGATGAACACCTACATGCTCAACCTCAGCCTGCTTCGCTGGTACAAGTTCGAGGGGGTGCGTCGGTGA
- a CDS encoding DUF5812 family protein: MTEDDGVGRDEPFGDAGPSDGDDERVEGTFLVTAADKDSAVLKNVDTGQVHTLSSNPGVERHDAVTGVVAPDPPMNVSYQLVDIESRWGLTIELSDESPTADSRDVAASQPTGELTQKERAGTGEIHVITVPEEETEQAATDVADDAENTLSRAARLGVNRVEIRTAPGVVVVRYMP, from the coding sequence ATGACCGAGGACGACGGAGTCGGCCGAGACGAACCGTTCGGCGACGCGGGGCCGAGCGACGGTGACGACGAGCGAGTCGAGGGGACGTTCCTCGTGACCGCCGCCGACAAGGACTCGGCGGTGCTGAAGAACGTCGACACCGGGCAGGTGCACACGCTGTCGTCGAACCCCGGCGTCGAACGCCATGACGCCGTCACGGGCGTCGTCGCCCCGGACCCGCCGATGAACGTGTCGTACCAACTCGTCGATATTGAGTCGCGGTGGGGGCTCACCATCGAACTGTCCGACGAGTCGCCGACGGCGGACTCCCGAGACGTCGCCGCGTCGCAACCGACGGGCGAACTCACCCAAAAGGAGCGCGCCGGGACGGGCGAGATTCACGTCATCACCGTGCCCGAGGAAGAGACCGAGCAGGCCGCCACCGACGTGGCCGACGACGCGGAGAACACGCTGTCCCGGGCGGCCCGACTCGGCGTGAACCGCGTCGAGATTCGGACCGCCCCCGGCGTCGTCGTCGTCCGGTACATGCCCTGA
- a CDS encoding glucose-6-phosphate isomerase, translated as MRVDLGNALSTTPGVSESSLERLDEQVAAAHETIESGRADAEHGYAALNLPDTADPDAIRSAVEPFDSPDAVVTVGIGGSALGAATLSSALSEPSDPDAYYLDNVDPERVTCLLSTLDLSETVVNVVSRSGTTAETLSNFLVVREAMDDAGVDWTDRTFVTTGEEGNLRNLAEKHDLPSLPVPDGVPGRFSALSTVGLAVSAIQGHDLEALLAGARAESERLSGSLFESPAYAYGAASYALANRGALTNAMMPYSEDLEYFAEWFAQLWAESLGKDGLGQTPARALGATDQHSQLQLYRAGPRDKLVTLVRPTEREDRAIPETDLEGLSYLGGSSLGELLDAEFEATEASLAAAGVPSVRIEIDAVDERGLGELLYGMEAACVLYGELAGVSTFTQPAVEWGKRAARGLLGGGDFEEAEAVSEKTHLIVE; from the coding sequence ATGCGAGTAGACCTCGGCAACGCGCTCTCGACGACGCCCGGTGTCTCGGAGTCGTCGCTCGAACGATTGGACGAACAGGTCGCCGCCGCCCACGAGACCATCGAGTCCGGACGGGCGGACGCCGAGCACGGCTACGCCGCTTTGAACCTCCCCGATACCGCGGACCCCGACGCGATTCGGTCGGCCGTCGAACCGTTCGACTCGCCCGACGCCGTCGTCACCGTCGGCATCGGCGGGAGCGCCCTCGGCGCGGCGACGCTCTCCTCGGCGCTGTCGGAGCCGTCGGACCCCGACGCCTACTACCTCGACAACGTCGACCCCGAGCGCGTGACGTGCCTGCTGTCGACGCTCGACCTCTCGGAGACGGTGGTCAACGTCGTCTCCCGGTCGGGGACGACGGCCGAGACGCTGTCGAACTTCCTCGTCGTCCGCGAGGCGATGGACGACGCCGGCGTCGACTGGACCGACCGGACGTTCGTGACGACCGGCGAGGAGGGCAATCTCAGAAATCTGGCCGAGAAACACGACCTCCCGTCGCTGCCGGTTCCGGACGGCGTGCCGGGTCGGTTCTCCGCGCTCTCGACGGTCGGACTGGCGGTGTCGGCGATTCAGGGTCACGACCTGGAGGCTCTCCTCGCCGGCGCGCGCGCGGAGTCCGAGCGGCTCTCGGGGTCGCTGTTCGAGTCGCCGGCCTACGCCTACGGGGCGGCGTCGTACGCCCTCGCGAACCGGGGCGCGCTGACGAACGCGATGATGCCCTACAGCGAGGACCTGGAGTACTTCGCGGAGTGGTTCGCGCAACTGTGGGCCGAAAGCTTGGGGAAGGACGGACTGGGCCAGACGCCTGCGCGCGCCCTCGGCGCGACGGACCAGCACTCCCAACTGCAACTGTACCGCGCCGGCCCCCGCGACAAACTCGTGACGCTCGTCCGACCGACCGAACGCGAGGACCGGGCCATCCCGGAGACGGACCTGGAAGGACTCTCCTACCTCGGCGGCTCTTCGCTCGGCGAACTCTTAGATGCCGAGTTCGAGGCGACGGAGGCGAGCCTCGCGGCCGCGGGCGTCCCGAGTGTGCGCATCGAGATAGACGCGGTGGACGAACGCGGACTGGGAGAACTGCTCTACGGGATGGAGGCGGCGTGCGTGCTGTACGGCGAACTCGCGGGCGTCTCGACGTTCACCCAACCGGCCGTCGAGTGGGGCAAGCGCGCCGCGCGCGGACTGCTCGGCGGCGGCGACTTCGAGGAGGCCGAGGCGGTGTCCGAGAAGACGCACCTCATCGTGGAGTAA